Proteins from a single region of Apium graveolens cultivar Ventura chromosome 7, ASM990537v1, whole genome shotgun sequence:
- the LOC141672418 gene encoding F-box/FBD/LRR-repeat protein At1g13570-like isoform X2 — MASNAKTRRLDCGATVDRISNLPIHLKHLILDRLPVDDVARTSVLSKAWSDIWIMYPNLVFDDEFFSRLVSKKFPTEDKQVQLSEVSKTISNILLLHSGPILTFILNVPLHLPLHQSMNVWIKKISINGVRTLELFNREPVDYKMPSSFFSCSNLTRLWLVKCILNPPSKFGGFCNLIDVTLVVVRITGDMSFGTRLKQLALLHCSGVEHLGSHFKNCNNLTGLIIVDSEEIDWHLFQCTPKMQLKTLELEFGRETDVMKKVINLDKLFGNMPRINNLYLDGFFLESLERNASVLKRPITTLEKLNLEGVRLQNLVHIHNALCLIRSSPNLRYLRLVLAPEVYSSNNMDSLDASMLSVDMIPHQLKTVEIQEMIGSVTELQLVKLLLASTPSLKCIKIQNNNIAFF; from the exons ATGGCCAGTAATGCTAAAACAAGGAGGCTTGATTGTGGAGCCACAGTTGATAGAATAAGCAACTTGCCCATACACTTAAAGCATCTAATCCTAGATCGCTTGCCAGTTGATGATGTAGCAAGAACTAGTGTCCTCTCAAAAGCATGGAGTGATATATGGATTATGTACCCAAATTTAGTCTTTGATGATGAATTTTTCTCCCGACTTGTTTCAAAAAAATTTCCTACGGAAGATAAACAAGTTCAACTATCTGAAGTTTCAAAAACCATCAGTAATATACTTTTACTTCACAGTGGCCCCATTTTGACATTTATTCTTAATGTTCCTCTGCATCTGCCTCTTCACCAAAGTATGAATGTTTGGATCAAAAAAATATCAATTAATGGTGTTAGGACATTGGAACTGTTTAATAGAGAACCAGTTGACTACAAAATGCcctcttctttcttttcttgttCGAATTTAACTCGTTTGTGGCTCGTAAAGTGTATACTGAATCCACCCTCTAAATTTGGAGGTTTCTGTAATTTGATTGATGTAACACTCGTGGTGGTCAGAATTACTGGTGACATGTCATTTGGGACTCGGCTCAAGCAGCTGGCTTTACTTCATTGCAGTGGGGTTGAACATTTAGGATCCCATTTCAAAAATTGCAACAATTTGACTGGGCTGATTATCGTTGACAGTGAAGAAATTGATTGGCACTTATTTCAGTGTACCCCCAAGATGCAGCTTAAAACTCTGGAATTGGAGTTCGGAAGAGAGACAGATGTTATGAAGAAAGTCATCAATCTAGACAAGCTATTTGGCAATATGCCTAGAATCAATAATCTTTACCTTGATGGCTTTTTCCTCGAG tcattAGAACGAAATGCATCTGTACTGAAGAGGCCTATAACAACACTGGAGAAATTGAATCTAGAAGGTGTTCGATTACAAAATCTGGTTCATATTCACAATGCTCTTTGCTTGATCAGAAGCTCTCCTAATCTGCGCTATCTTCGCTTAGTACTG GCCCCTGAAGTATATAGCAGCAATAATATGGATTCATTGGACGCTTCGATGTTGTCAGTTGACATGATTCCTCACCAACTTAAAACTGTGGAGATACAAGAAATGATTGGTTCAGTGACCGAGTTACAGTTGGTAAAGCTTTTGCTTGCATCTACCCCTTCACTTAAATGCATTAAAATTCAAAACAACAACATTGCATTTTTTTAA
- the LOC141672418 gene encoding F-box/FBD/LRR-repeat protein At1g13570-like isoform X1: MQIMASNAKTRRLDCGATVDRISNLPIHLKHLILDRLPVDDVARTSVLSKAWSDIWIMYPNLVFDDEFFSRLVSKKFPTEDKQVQLSEVSKTISNILLLHSGPILTFILNVPLHLPLHQSMNVWIKKISINGVRTLELFNREPVDYKMPSSFFSCSNLTRLWLVKCILNPPSKFGGFCNLIDVTLVVVRITGDMSFGTRLKQLALLHCSGVEHLGSHFKNCNNLTGLIIVDSEEIDWHLFQCTPKMQLKTLELEFGRETDVMKKVINLDKLFGNMPRINNLYLDGFFLESLERNASVLKRPITTLEKLNLEGVRLQNLVHIHNALCLIRSSPNLRYLRLVLAPEVYSSNNMDSLDASMLSVDMIPHQLKTVEIQEMIGSVTELQLVKLLLASTPSLKCIKIQNNNIAFF, encoded by the exons ATGCAG ATAATGGCCAGTAATGCTAAAACAAGGAGGCTTGATTGTGGAGCCACAGTTGATAGAATAAGCAACTTGCCCATACACTTAAAGCATCTAATCCTAGATCGCTTGCCAGTTGATGATGTAGCAAGAACTAGTGTCCTCTCAAAAGCATGGAGTGATATATGGATTATGTACCCAAATTTAGTCTTTGATGATGAATTTTTCTCCCGACTTGTTTCAAAAAAATTTCCTACGGAAGATAAACAAGTTCAACTATCTGAAGTTTCAAAAACCATCAGTAATATACTTTTACTTCACAGTGGCCCCATTTTGACATTTATTCTTAATGTTCCTCTGCATCTGCCTCTTCACCAAAGTATGAATGTTTGGATCAAAAAAATATCAATTAATGGTGTTAGGACATTGGAACTGTTTAATAGAGAACCAGTTGACTACAAAATGCcctcttctttcttttcttgttCGAATTTAACTCGTTTGTGGCTCGTAAAGTGTATACTGAATCCACCCTCTAAATTTGGAGGTTTCTGTAATTTGATTGATGTAACACTCGTGGTGGTCAGAATTACTGGTGACATGTCATTTGGGACTCGGCTCAAGCAGCTGGCTTTACTTCATTGCAGTGGGGTTGAACATTTAGGATCCCATTTCAAAAATTGCAACAATTTGACTGGGCTGATTATCGTTGACAGTGAAGAAATTGATTGGCACTTATTTCAGTGTACCCCCAAGATGCAGCTTAAAACTCTGGAATTGGAGTTCGGAAGAGAGACAGATGTTATGAAGAAAGTCATCAATCTAGACAAGCTATTTGGCAATATGCCTAGAATCAATAATCTTTACCTTGATGGCTTTTTCCTCGAG tcattAGAACGAAATGCATCTGTACTGAAGAGGCCTATAACAACACTGGAGAAATTGAATCTAGAAGGTGTTCGATTACAAAATCTGGTTCATATTCACAATGCTCTTTGCTTGATCAGAAGCTCTCCTAATCTGCGCTATCTTCGCTTAGTACTG GCCCCTGAAGTATATAGCAGCAATAATATGGATTCATTGGACGCTTCGATGTTGTCAGTTGACATGATTCCTCACCAACTTAAAACTGTGGAGATACAAGAAATGATTGGTTCAGTGACCGAGTTACAGTTGGTAAAGCTTTTGCTTGCATCTACCCCTTCACTTAAATGCATTAAAATTCAAAACAACAACATTGCATTTTTTTAA